One Heptranchias perlo isolate sHepPer1 chromosome 5, sHepPer1.hap1, whole genome shotgun sequence DNA window includes the following coding sequences:
- the tmem87b gene encoding transmembrane protein 87A isoform X2 yields MFNKTDITLQVVSFKCPEAVSLTVEWYLRYYHCHNEFNNIKDIYDKRFSGISNSLEPHPLSKGQYIEHKTENIVCNEKIQIFPKFNMSNDLPKPVVVQTVSTNETLHSLQKRDIITTKKFDVVAQTWRDGPYLFIVSIKPLNERIMSNWNLTVRVLMQGSHGFISATEFPLMIFYMVMCIIYILYGILWLFWSACYWKDLLRIQFWIAAVIFLGMLEKAVFYAEYQNTNTSGISAQGLLVFAELISAVKRTLARLLVIIVSLGYGIVKPRLGTVMHTVIGLGALYLIFAAVEGVLRITGDRRSVTVLVADIVLALIDSCFVWYIFVSLAQTIKTLKLRKNAVKLSLYRHFTNTLILAIMASVGFMVWTTKKFRLTACQSDWMELWVDDAFWRLLFSVILLVIMFLWRPSANNQRYAFTPLIDDPDDEMDELIGENFADGIKLRSSKVEINGIAKPASNMDEDLKWVEENIPSITDVALPMLLDSDEEIMTTKYEMSKME; encoded by the exons TTGTTTCATTCAAATGCCCTGAAGCAGTATCATTAACTGTTGAATGGTACCTCAGATATTACCATTGCCACAATGAATTTAATAATATTAAA GATATATATGACAAAAGATTTTCTGGTATAAGCAATAGTCTTGAGCCTCACCCATTAAGTAAAGGACAGTACATCGAACACAAGACTGAAAATATTGTTTGCAATGAAAAAATTCAGATCTTCCCTAAATTTAAT ATGAGCAACGACCTTCCAAAACCTGTGGTGGTACAGACAGTGAGTACAAATGAG ACTCTTCATTCTTTGCAGAAAAGAGACATCATCACAACTAAAAAG tttgATGTCGTAGCACAGACCTGGAGAGATGGTCCATATCTATTTATTGTCTCAATCAAACCTCTCAATGAAAGAATCATGAGCAACTGGAATTTAACAG TGCGGGTATTAATGCAAGGTTCCCATGGATTCATCTCGGCAACTGAATTTCCACTGATGATT TTTTACATGGTGATGTGCATCATATACATACTTTATGGCATCTTGTGGCTGTTCTGGTCTGCATGTTACTGGAAAGACCTATTGAGGATCCAGTTCTGGATAGCTGCAGTTATTTTTCTTGGAATGCTGGAAAAAGCTGTTTTCTACGCGGAATATCAGAACACTAATACTAGTGGAATATCTG CACAAGGTCTCCTAGTCTTTGCAGAACTTATTTCTGCCGTGAAAAGGACATTGGCTCGGCTTCTTGTGATTATTGTAAGCTTGGGATATGGAATAGTTAA gCCTCGATTGGGCACTGTAATGCACACAGTGATTGGTTTGGGAGCGCTCTATCTGATTTTTGCAGCCGTCGAAGGAGTCTTGCGAATTACAGGG GATCGAAGAAGTGTGACAGTCTTGGTGGCCGATATAGTTTTAGCATTAATTGATTCCTGTTTTGTGTGG TACATATTTGTCAGCCTGGCTCAAACAATTAAGACTCTGAAATTAAGGAAAAATGCAGTGAAACTATCACTGTACAGACATTTTACGAATACGTTAATTTTGGCAATAATGG CATCAGTTGGGTTTATGGTGTGGACAACCAAAAAGTTCAGATTGACAGCATGTCAGTCA GATTGGATGGAGCTATGGGTTGATGATGCTTTCTGGAGACTCCTTTTTTCTGTCATTCTCTTAGTCATAATGTTCCTCTGGAGACCATCAGCAAATAATCAGAG ATATGCGTTTACCCCTCTTATCGATGATCCAGATGATGAAATGGATGAACTGATTGGAGAAAACTTTG CTGATGGAATAAAGCTGAGATCATCCAAAGTGGAGATTAATGGTATAGCAAAACCAGCCTCTAATATG gaTGAAGATTTAAAGTGGGTGGAAGAGAACATCCCATCAATTACAGATGT tgCACTCCCTATGTTGCTGGATTCAGATGAA GAAATAATGACAACCAAATATGAAATGTCAAAGATGGAATGA